A genome region from Brassica oleracea var. oleracea cultivar TO1000 chromosome C2, BOL, whole genome shotgun sequence includes the following:
- the LOC106324110 gene encoding uncharacterized protein LOC106324110, whose protein sequence is MKAPDSFLNPGLWCDFNRDHGQKTEDCVALKIEVNKLLKKGHLREFLSEKAKNHLSKETTVKPTEADLVSPPRQDRVIHVISGGSEISGISHAATKKSTWNAKHGLEAAKPKRLLLGTDVISFAAKEQERVLTPHHDALVISLSVANCLVKRILVDNGSSGNIIFQAVYKDLWLEESTLTRRITPIIGFSGEVKQTTREVIVRYTLKGSTCQPCSLSLTAILSYNMILGRPLIHGMGDVPSTLH, encoded by the coding sequence ATGAAAGCACCTGATTCTTTCTTGAACCCTGGTCTCTGGTGTGACTTCAACCGTGACCACGGTCAAAAAACGGAGGACTGCGTCGCACTGAAGATTGAGGTCAACAAATTGCTTAAGAAAGGACACCTCAGGGAGTTCCTTTCCGAAAAGGCCAAGAACCACCTAAGCAAGGAGACAACAGTAAAGCCCACTGAAGCTGATCTCGTCTCGCCACCTCGACAGGACCGAGTGATCCATGTCATATCGGGTGGTTCAGAAATCAGTGGTATAAGCCACGCAGCCACGAAGAAGAGCACTTGGAACGCCAAGCACGGCCTAGAGGCAGCCAAGCCGAAACGCCTGCTCCTAGGTACGGACGTAATAAGCTTTGCGGCCAAGGAGCAGGAAAGGGTTCTCACCCCACATCACGACGCCCTGGTCATATCGCTCAGTGTAGCGAATTGCTTGGTGAAAAGGATACTGGTAGATAATGGAAGCTCCGGCAACATCATTTTCCAGGCCGTATACAAGGATTTGTGGCTGGAGGAAAGCACTCTAACTCGGAGGATAACCCCAATCATAGGGTTCAGCGGAGAAGTCAAGCAAACCACTAGAGAGGTGATCGTCCGGTATACGCTGAAGGGATCAACATGTCAACCATGTTCCTTGTCGTTGACTGCGATTTTATCCTACAACATGATCCTGGGACGGCCCTTGATTCACGGCATGGGAGACGTCCCCTCGACTCTTCACTAG